The following are encoded together in the Clostridiales bacterium genome:
- the tilS gene encoding tRNA lysidine(34) synthetase TilS gives MLQSALNTIKKYNMLKKGDVVVVGVSGGPDSMALLHLLYTLKDEYCLKIHAAHLNHMLRGMEADLDTEYVKNFCIKFNIPYSIKYADINSMAEKDGLSTEEAGRRERYIFFCDIAKKIGANKIALAHNMNDQAETILMRMIRGAGLDGLCGIKPVRDMLYIRPLLFTMREDIEKYCRENDIAPRIDRTNFVPVYTRNKIRLELIPYIKKNFNKRIELSLSNTASLVSEDNDFINEYSDGIFEKIAYIKNHRVDININDIRNLHDSIKKRIIRRAIFSVKGDLNEIENKHIELILSIIKQGATGGAVELPGDIKAIISYEILCIDKSGNGSIRPFCYDMSVPGVTKIPEIGGEIRAEIIGSDIDYKKADSFVKYFDYDKIKYKLYVRSRHDGDCIVPLGMRYKKKLKEIFIDSKIPRNERNKVPLISCGREILWAVGLKMSDSFKIDENTRRVLKLAYKRLGV, from the coding sequence ATGTTACAGAGCGCTTTAAATACAATTAAAAAATATAATATGCTGAAAAAAGGTGATGTAGTGGTTGTCGGGGTATCCGGCGGGCCGGATTCCATGGCACTGCTCCATCTTTTATATACCTTAAAAGATGAATATTGTTTGAAGATTCATGCCGCCCATTTAAATCACATGCTGCGGGGAATGGAAGCCGATCTTGATACTGAGTATGTTAAAAATTTTTGCATAAAATTTAATATACCTTATTCGATCAAATATGCCGATATAAATAGTATGGCCGAAAAAGATGGGTTATCCACTGAGGAGGCAGGCAGAAGAGAAAGGTACATTTTTTTTTGTGATATCGCGAAAAAAATAGGAGCTAATAAAATTGCGCTTGCCCACAATATGAATGATCAGGCGGAAACTATACTGATGAGGATGATAAGGGGTGCGGGACTTGACGGACTGTGCGGAATAAAGCCTGTTCGCGACATGCTTTATATAAGGCCGCTGCTGTTTACGATGAGAGAAGATATAGAAAAATATTGCAGGGAAAACGATATTGCCCCGAGGATTGACAGAACCAACTTCGTACCTGTTTATACGAGAAATAAAATAAGGCTTGAACTGATTCCATATATTAAAAAAAACTTTAATAAAAGAATTGAACTATCACTTTCAAATACGGCAAGTTTGGTATCTGAGGACAATGATTTTATAAATGAATATTCCGATGGGATTTTTGAAAAGATTGCATATATAAAAAACCATCGTGTGGATATAAATATAAATGACATCCGGAATTTGCATGATTCAATAAAAAAAAGAATAATAAGGAGGGCTATATTTTCTGTCAAGGGAGATTTAAATGAAATAGAAAATAAACACATAGAACTGATACTTTCTATAATTAAGCAGGGCGCTACAGGAGGTGCCGTTGAACTTCCCGGCGATATTAAAGCTATTATAAGCTATGAAATCTTATGTATCGATAAATCCGGCAATGGTAGTATAAGGCCGTTTTGTTATGATATGTCGGTACCGGGCGTTACGAAAATTCCTGAGATCGGAGGAGAGATAAGAGCTGAAATCATAGGCAGTGATATTGATTATAAAAAGGCGGATTCATTTGTTAAATATTTTGATTATGATAAAATAAAGTATAAGCTATATGTAAGATCAAGGCATGATGGGGATTGCATAGTACCATTAGGAATGAGATATAAAAAGAAGTTGAAGGAAATATTTATAGACAGCAAGATTCCGAGGAATGAAAGGAATAAAGTACCTTTGATATCCTGTGGAAGAGAAATTTTATGGGCTGTGGGGTTAAAGATGAGTGACAGTTTTAAGATCGATGAAAACACAAGAAGAGTGTTGAAACTCGCGTATAAAAGGTTGGGGGTTTAA